A section of the Deltaproteobacteria bacterium genome encodes:
- a CDS encoding sigma-54-dependent Fis family transcriptional regulator, with translation MFEHSPDAELARIRRERDLYRRLLHLGAQNELGPLLSEALGLVVDVTGAHQGYLELHDDEERTGHPPLWIAHGFSAAQIEAVRGTISRGIIAHALATGQTVVTPSALLDPRFRDRDSVRAARIEAVLCAPIGADPPLGVLYLQGREQAGPFSEEDRANAELFTRHLAPLAERLLVRRRREEADATRSLRQALRLEGVIGRSAALAAVLRQAALLAPLDVNVLLTGESGTGKSQLARVIHDNGPRRVGPFVEVNCAALPEALVESELFGALPGAHSTAVRRVEGKVAAADRGTLVLDEIAELPLPSQAKLLQLLQSREYYPLGASKSVQADVRVIAATNTDLRAAIAAHRFREDLFYRLEVLPVRVPSLAERREDIPELAAHFCARAGERHNLPRLTLSPGALCALHAAPWPGNVRQLAHALEAAVIRAAGESAERMEAVHLFPDPAATAPGSPTFQEATRRFQARLLRETLEENGWNVVETARRLDLARSYVYSLIRAFGLERQK, from the coding sequence ATGTTCGAGCACTCGCCTGACGCGGAGCTCGCCCGCATCCGTCGCGAGCGCGACCTCTACCGGCGGCTCCTTCACCTCGGCGCGCAGAACGAGCTCGGACCGTTGCTCAGCGAGGCCCTCGGCCTCGTCGTCGATGTGACGGGCGCTCACCAGGGCTACCTCGAGCTCCACGACGACGAAGAGCGCACAGGGCACCCCCCGCTGTGGATCGCCCATGGCTTCTCGGCCGCCCAGATCGAGGCAGTCCGCGGGACGATCTCGCGCGGCATCATCGCGCACGCGCTGGCCACTGGGCAAACGGTCGTGACGCCGTCGGCTCTGCTCGACCCGCGCTTTCGCGATCGCGACAGCGTGCGCGCAGCCCGCATCGAGGCGGTGCTGTGCGCGCCGATCGGCGCCGATCCCCCGCTCGGCGTGCTCTATCTCCAGGGACGCGAGCAGGCGGGCCCGTTCTCGGAGGAGGACCGCGCGAATGCCGAGCTGTTCACGCGCCACCTGGCGCCGCTCGCCGAGCGCCTGCTCGTGCGGCGCCGCCGTGAGGAGGCCGACGCGACCCGCAGCCTGCGGCAGGCGCTGCGCCTCGAGGGCGTCATCGGGCGCAGCGCGGCGCTCGCCGCGGTGCTTCGCCAGGCGGCGCTCCTCGCTCCGCTCGACGTGAACGTGCTCCTCACCGGCGAGTCGGGCACTGGCAAGAGCCAGCTCGCCCGCGTCATCCACGACAACGGCCCCCGACGGGTCGGCCCCTTCGTCGAGGTCAACTGCGCGGCGCTGCCGGAGGCGCTGGTCGAGAGCGAGCTCTTCGGCGCGCTGCCCGGGGCGCATTCCACCGCCGTGCGGCGGGTCGAGGGCAAGGTGGCTGCCGCCGACCGCGGCACGCTCGTCCTGGACGAGATCGCCGAGCTTCCGCTGCCGTCACAGGCAAAGCTCCTCCAGCTCCTGCAGTCGCGAGAGTACTACCCGTTGGGCGCCTCGAAGTCCGTTCAGGCGGACGTACGCGTGATCGCCGCCACCAACACGGACCTCCGTGCGGCGATCGCAGCGCACCGTTTCCGCGAGGACCTGTTCTACCGCCTCGAGGTCCTGCCCGTTCGTGTGCCTTCGCTCGCCGAGAGGCGCGAGGACATTCCCGAGTTGGCGGCGCACTTCTGCGCCCGCGCCGGCGAGCGCCACAACCTGCCACGCCTGACACTGTCGCCGGGCGCGCTGTGCGCGCTCCACGCGGCGCCATGGCCGGGCAACGTGCGCCAGCTCGCCCATGCGCTCGAAGCGGCAGTCATCCGCGCGGCGGGAGAGAGCGCCGAGCGGATGGAAGCTGTGCACCTCTTCCCCGATCCGGCCGCGACGGCGCCGGGGTCGCCCACGTTCCAGGAGGCCACCCGCCGGTTCCAGGCACGGCTTCTGCGGGAGACGCTCGAGGAGAACGGCTGGAACGTGGTGGAAACGGCGCGGCGCCTGGATCTGGCGCGCTCGTACGTCTACAGCTTGATTCGTGCCTTCGGTCTGGAGCGCCAGAAGTAG
- a CDS encoding adenylate/guanylate cyclase domain-containing protein, which yields MIHQGSEQAMDTEETAASRATLGRELGAEVFPPAAGDGQAPLGFVYVPESAFSPCHLCPLAGAVRMGPAFPLASALQNGHRVLPVPTGARERETRPASQPDGTVTILFTDIEGFAPLTERLGDRRAQEVVRAHHAIVRALVATHGGLGAKSQGDGFMVVFTGARRALRCAIAIQEALTVYNAERPDAPLRVRMGLHTGEATQEAGDFMGRSVIVAARIAAQAQGGEILVSPLVRELTDSAGEFSFEEGREVSLKGLSGRYRLFGVRWGSP from the coding sequence ATGATCCACCAAGGAAGCGAGCAGGCAATGGATACTGAAGAGACCGCGGCATCGCGAGCCACTCTCGGTCGCGAACTGGGAGCGGAGGTCTTTCCCCCAGCCGCCGGAGACGGGCAGGCTCCTCTGGGGTTCGTGTACGTCCCCGAGTCGGCCTTCTCGCCCTGCCACCTCTGCCCGCTGGCGGGCGCGGTCCGGATGGGGCCCGCGTTCCCCCTGGCTTCCGCTTTGCAGAACGGCCATCGAGTTCTCCCCGTTCCCACGGGGGCGCGCGAGCGGGAGACTCGGCCCGCGTCCCAGCCAGACGGCACGGTGACGATCCTCTTCACCGACATCGAGGGGTTCGCCCCGCTCACCGAGCGCCTGGGCGACCGGCGTGCCCAGGAGGTCGTGCGCGCACACCACGCCATCGTCCGCGCGCTGGTGGCGACGCACGGCGGCCTGGGCGCCAAGTCGCAGGGCGACGGCTTCATGGTGGTCTTCACCGGAGCGCGTCGGGCACTGCGCTGCGCCATCGCCATCCAGGAGGCGCTGACCGTCTACAACGCCGAGCGCCCCGACGCCCCGCTGCGCGTGCGCATGGGGCTCCACACGGGCGAGGCAACCCAGGAGGCGGGCGACTTCATGGGCCGGAGCGTCATCGTGGCGGCTCGCATTGCCGCCCAAGCGCAGGGCGGCGAGATCCTCGTCTCGCCGCTGGTCCGTGAGCTCACCGACAGCGCAGGCGAGTTCTCTTTCGAGGAGGGCCGGGAGGTATCCCTGAAGGGCCTGAGCGGGCGGTACCGGCTATTTGGCGTGCGGTGGGGCAGTCCCTAG
- the groL gene encoding chaperonin GroEL, giving the protein MAAKLVRFGEDARAKVLRGINVLADAVTVTLGPRGRNVVMEKSWGAPTVTKDGVTVAKEIELADKFENMGAQMVKEVASKTSDVAGDGTTTATVLARAIFTEGAKLVAAGHDPMSLKRGIDKAVPAIIEALKKVSKETKGRDEIAQVGTVSANGDRAIGDMIAEAMEKVGKEGVITVEEAKGLETTLDVVEGMQFDRGYLSPYFVTDPDRMETVLEDAYILIHEKKISAMKDLLPLLEQVARSGKPLLVIAEEVEGEALATLVVNKIRGTFACCAVKAPGFGDRRKAMLEDIAILSGGRLIAEELGLKLENVGLKDLGRCKRVVVDKDNTTLIDGSGKRTDIEGRIKQIRAQIEETTSDYDREKLQERLAKLVGGVAVIRVGAATEVEMKEKKARVEDAMHATRAAVEEGIVPGGGVALLRAQSALDALKLEEEETAGVRIVRQALVEPLRWIARNAGADGSVVLERVKEGKAAFGFNAQTETYEDLLKAGIIDPTKVVRTALQNAASVAGLLLTTEAMVAEKPKEEKAATPPMPHGDEF; this is encoded by the coding sequence ATGGCAGCGAAGCTGGTACGGTTCGGCGAGGACGCGCGGGCGAAGGTGCTCCGCGGCATCAACGTCCTGGCAGATGCGGTCACCGTCACCCTGGGACCGCGCGGCCGGAACGTCGTGATGGAGAAGTCCTGGGGTGCCCCCACGGTCACCAAGGACGGGGTGACGGTGGCCAAGGAGATCGAGCTGGCCGACAAGTTCGAGAACATGGGCGCCCAGATGGTCAAGGAGGTCGCCTCCAAGACCTCGGACGTCGCCGGCGACGGGACCACCACGGCGACGGTGCTCGCGCGCGCCATCTTCACCGAGGGCGCCAAGCTCGTGGCGGCGGGCCACGACCCGATGAGCCTGAAGCGCGGCATCGACAAGGCCGTGCCCGCCATCATCGAGGCTCTCAAGAAAGTGTCCAAGGAGACCAAGGGCCGCGACGAGATCGCGCAGGTGGGCACGGTGTCGGCCAACGGCGACCGCGCGATCGGCGACATGATCGCCGAGGCGATGGAGAAGGTCGGCAAGGAGGGCGTCATCACGGTCGAGGAGGCCAAGGGCCTCGAGACGACGCTCGACGTGGTCGAGGGCATGCAGTTCGACCGCGGCTATCTGTCCCCGTACTTCGTCACGGATCCCGACCGCATGGAGACCGTCCTCGAGGACGCCTACATTCTCATCCACGAGAAGAAGATCTCGGCGATGAAGGACCTGCTGCCGCTGCTCGAGCAGGTCGCCCGGTCGGGCAAGCCGCTCCTCGTGATCGCCGAGGAGGTCGAGGGCGAGGCGCTGGCCACGCTGGTGGTGAACAAGATCCGCGGCACGTTCGCCTGCTGCGCCGTCAAGGCGCCCGGCTTCGGCGACCGTCGCAAGGCGATGTTGGAGGACATCGCGATCCTCTCCGGTGGCCGCCTGATCGCTGAGGAGCTCGGTCTCAAGCTCGAGAACGTCGGGCTCAAGGATCTCGGACGCTGCAAGCGCGTGGTCGTCGACAAGGACAACACGACGCTCATCGACGGTTCCGGCAAGCGGACCGACATCGAGGGCCGCATCAAGCAGATCCGCGCGCAGATCGAGGAGACCACCTCCGACTACGACCGCGAGAAGCTGCAGGAGCGGCTCGCCAAGCTGGTGGGCGGCGTGGCGGTGATCCGCGTCGGCGCGGCCACCGAGGTGGAGATGAAGGAGAAGAAGGCGCGCGTCGAGGATGCGATGCACGCCACGCGCGCCGCGGTGGAGGAGGGCATCGTGCCGGGCGGCGGCGTCGCGCTGCTGCGCGCGCAGAGCGCGCTCGACGCGCTCAAGCTCGAGGAGGAGGAAACGGCGGGCGTGCGCATCGTCCGGCAGGCGCTCGTCGAGCCGCTGCGCTGGATCGCCCGCAACGCCGGCGCCGACGGCTCGGTGGTCCTCGAGCGGGTGAAGGAGGGCAAGGCGGCCTTCGGCTTCAACGCCCAGACCGAGACCTACGAGGACCTGCTGAAGGCCGGCATCATCGACCCGACCAAGGTCGTCCGCACCGCGCTGCAGAACGCCGCTTCCGTCGCCGGCCTGCTGCTCACCACCGAGGCGATGGTGGCCGAGAAGCCGAAGGAGGAGAAGGCGGCCACGCCGCCGATGCCGCACGGCGACGAGTTCTGA
- a CDS encoding co-chaperone GroES: MRVRPLHDRVIVKRVEDREQRSTGGIIIPDTAKEKPQEGLVVAVGPGRREDGKVLAPDVKKGDRVLFGKYTGSEIKLDGEEHLILREEDILGVVEA, from the coding sequence ATGCGCGTTCGTCCGCTGCACGACCGGGTGATCGTCAAGCGGGTCGAGGACCGGGAGCAGCGCAGCACCGGGGGGATCATCATCCCCGACACGGCCAAGGAGAAGCCCCAGGAGGGCCTCGTGGTGGCCGTGGGCCCGGGCCGGCGCGAAGACGGGAAGGTGCTGGCGCCCGACGTCAAGAAAGGCGATCGTGTGCTGTTCGGCAAGTACACCGGCAGCGAGATCAAGCTCGACGGCGAGGAGCACCTGATCCTCCGTGAGGAGGACATCCTCGGCGTCGTCGAGGCGTAG
- a CDS encoding efflux RND transporter permease subunit, translated as MRRVLALSLAQPLVVLALTALFAVAGVVAFWHLPIEAFPELADPQVYVITLFPGHAAEEIERQVTLPIEQELNGLPGLTRMRSVSIFGLSYLTLTFDDGTDLYFARQQVSERLSGVDVPEGVKPSLGPLSTPTGEIFRYTLEGPGYSPMQLREVQDWVMERHLKQVPGVADVVSFGGFVKQYQVQVDPQQLQARGVTLRQVFEALARSNANAGGNYIEHGEEQYVVRGLGTLHDAEDIEEVVVAARGGTPIRIRDVARVTIGAAPRRGVVTRELEPEAVEGIVLMRRGANPSVVLAALHAKIAQLNGGILPPGMRVETFYDRGVLVHRTLVTVSHNLIVGALLVVVVVGVFLVSLRAALIVALTIPLSLLGAFLYLKLRGMSANLLSLGAVDFGIIVDGAVIMVEHVARRIAGIPSRREARSVVLEAADEVARPTLFALSIIIVAYIPIFTLERVEGRIFAPMANTVCAALVAALIFSFTLIPLLAFILLRGRGGEGETPLEGAALRAYRPALTWALGHRRTVMAGTAATLLLGVWLFGRLGTEFLPTLNEGALYVTVTLPPSVSLNRGARLVVPRIRDAFLSFPEVKQVLSQLGGPDDGTDPAPANNLEFFVDLKPHDAWPRGITLDRLVGDMRARLADIPGIDANFSQPIKDNIEENISGINGQVAIKLFGDDLDALRRSAVEAKRTLEQVPGVADLAVVHSAELPQVHVVVDRKAIARYGLNIADVQDVVETAIGGQTATTLWEGERHFDVAVRLSEASRATLDRIPDVRVATPDGAQIPLGQLARVEISPGQAAIDREANMRFVGVKCNVRGRDLGGFVAEAQRRVAAEVQLPPNSFLTWGGEFENQRRAMARLAIIVPVSIGLILAILMRTFGSLACALLILATIPFALVGGVVGLDVAGLNLSVAACIGFIALMGQVVLNGVVLVSQINALRAEGMRLGAAVEAGATRRLRAVLMTALLAALGLLPAALSTEIGSETQRPLAVVVIGGLVSATLLTLLVLPVLYTLLLPERATLAVAPRSRRRAAAGGAT; from the coding sequence ATGCGCCGTGTCCTTGCGTTGTCCCTCGCCCAGCCGCTGGTCGTCCTCGCCTTGACGGCGCTCTTCGCCGTCGCCGGGGTGGTCGCCTTCTGGCACCTGCCGATCGAGGCCTTCCCCGAGCTGGCCGACCCCCAGGTCTACGTGATCACGCTCTTCCCCGGCCACGCCGCCGAGGAGATCGAGCGGCAGGTCACCCTCCCGATCGAGCAGGAGCTGAACGGCCTGCCGGGGCTCACGCGCATGCGCTCGGTCTCGATCTTCGGGCTCTCCTACCTGACGCTCACCTTCGACGACGGCACCGACCTCTACTTCGCCCGCCAGCAGGTGAGCGAACGGCTCAGCGGGGTGGACGTGCCCGAGGGGGTCAAGCCGAGCCTCGGACCGCTCTCGACGCCCACCGGGGAGATCTTCCGCTACACCCTCGAGGGTCCGGGCTACTCGCCGATGCAGCTCCGCGAGGTGCAGGACTGGGTGATGGAGCGGCACCTGAAGCAGGTGCCCGGCGTGGCCGACGTCGTCTCCTTCGGCGGCTTCGTCAAGCAGTACCAGGTGCAGGTCGACCCCCAGCAGCTCCAGGCACGCGGCGTGACGCTCCGCCAGGTGTTCGAGGCGCTCGCCCGCTCCAACGCGAACGCGGGCGGCAACTACATCGAGCACGGCGAGGAGCAGTACGTCGTGCGCGGCCTCGGCACGCTGCACGACGCCGAGGACATCGAGGAGGTCGTGGTGGCGGCCCGCGGCGGGACGCCGATCCGCATCCGCGACGTGGCGCGGGTGACGATCGGCGCCGCGCCCCGCCGGGGGGTCGTGACCCGCGAGCTCGAGCCCGAGGCGGTGGAGGGCATCGTGCTCATGCGGCGCGGCGCCAACCCCTCTGTCGTCCTCGCGGCCCTGCACGCCAAGATCGCGCAGCTGAACGGCGGCATCCTGCCGCCGGGCATGCGCGTCGAGACGTTCTACGACCGCGGCGTCCTCGTGCACCGCACGCTCGTGACCGTGAGCCACAACCTGATCGTCGGGGCACTCCTCGTGGTCGTCGTGGTCGGGGTGTTCCTGGTGAGCCTGCGCGCCGCGCTCATCGTCGCGCTCACCATCCCCCTCTCCCTCCTCGGCGCGTTCCTGTACCTCAAGCTGCGCGGCATGTCGGCGAACCTCCTCTCGCTCGGCGCCGTCGACTTCGGGATCATCGTCGACGGTGCGGTCATCATGGTCGAGCACGTGGCCCGCCGGATCGCCGGCATCCCGAGCCGCCGGGAGGCGCGCTCGGTGGTCCTCGAGGCGGCCGACGAGGTCGCACGCCCGACCCTCTTCGCCCTCTCGATCATCATCGTCGCCTACATCCCGATCTTCACGCTCGAGCGGGTCGAGGGCCGCATCTTCGCCCCGATGGCCAACACCGTCTGCGCGGCGCTCGTGGCGGCGCTCATCTTCTCGTTCACGCTGATTCCCCTGCTCGCCTTCATCCTGCTGCGCGGGCGGGGCGGCGAGGGCGAGACGCCGCTCGAAGGGGCGGCGCTCCGCGCCTACCGGCCGGCGCTCACGTGGGCGCTCGGCCACCGCCGCACGGTGATGGCGGGGACGGCCGCGACCTTGCTGCTCGGCGTCTGGCTCTTCGGCCGTCTCGGCACCGAGTTCCTGCCCACGCTCAACGAAGGGGCGCTCTACGTGACCGTCACGCTGCCGCCGAGCGTCTCGCTCAACCGCGGCGCGCGCCTCGTCGTGCCGCGCATCCGCGATGCCTTCCTCTCCTTCCCCGAGGTGAAGCAGGTGCTCAGCCAGCTCGGCGGCCCGGACGACGGCACCGATCCGGCGCCCGCCAACAACCTCGAGTTCTTCGTCGACTTGAAGCCGCACGACGCCTGGCCGCGCGGCATCACGCTCGACCGCCTGGTCGGCGACATGCGTGCCCGGCTCGCGGACATCCCGGGCATCGACGCGAACTTCTCGCAGCCGATCAAGGACAACATCGAGGAGAACATCTCCGGCATCAACGGCCAGGTGGCGATCAAGCTGTTCGGCGACGACCTCGACGCGCTCCGGCGGAGCGCCGTCGAGGCGAAGCGCACGCTCGAGCAGGTCCCCGGGGTGGCCGACCTGGCGGTCGTGCATTCGGCCGAGCTGCCGCAGGTGCACGTGGTCGTCGACCGCAAGGCGATCGCCCGCTACGGCCTCAACATCGCCGACGTCCAGGACGTCGTCGAGACCGCCATCGGCGGCCAGACCGCCACCACCCTCTGGGAGGGCGAGCGCCACTTCGACGTCGCCGTGCGCCTGAGCGAGGCCTCGCGCGCCACCCTCGACCGCATCCCCGACGTCCGCGTCGCCACCCCCGACGGCGCCCAGATCCCGCTCGGCCAGCTCGCCCGCGTCGAGATCTCCCCCGGCCAGGCGGCCATCGACCGCGAGGCGAACATGCGCTTCGTCGGCGTCAAGTGCAACGTCCGCGGGCGGGACCTGGGCGGCTTCGTCGCCGAGGCCCAGCGCCGCGTCGCCGCCGAGGTCCAGCTGCCCCCCAACAGCTTCCTCACCTGGGGCGGCGAGTTCGAGAACCAGCGCCGCGCCATGGCGCGCCTGGCGATCATCGTGCCGGTCAGCATCGGGCTCATCCTGGCCATCCTCATGCGCACCTTCGGCTCGCTCGCCTGCGCGCTGCTCATCCTCGCCACCATCCCGTTCGCGCTGGTGGGGGGCGTGGTCGGCCTCGACGTGGCGGGGCTCAACCTCAGCGTCGCGGCCTGCATCGGCTTCATCGCGCTCATGGGCCAGGTGGTGCTGAACGGCGTCGTGCTCGTCTCGCAGATCAATGCGCTGCGGGCCGAGGGGATGCGGCTCGGGGCGGCGGTGGAGGCGGGGGCGACGCGGCGCCTGCGGGCGGTGCTGATGACGGCGCTGCTGGCCGCACTCGGGCTCCTGCCGGCGGCGCTGTCGACGGAGATCGGGTCGGAGACGCAGCGGCCGCTGGCGGTGGTCGTGATCGGGGGCCTCGTGTCGGCGACGCTGCTGACGCTGCTAGTCCTGCCGGTGCTCTACACCCTGCTCCTCCCCGAGCGGGCCACCCTCGCCGTCGCGCCGCGCAGTCGCCGCCGCGCCGCCGCGGGAGGGGCAACGTGA
- a CDS encoding efflux RND transporter periplasmic adaptor subunit: MMRRLFVPLSLCLALLAGCGRANDAADATAAVAPHELTPAQLSFLKFTRVAEVEASSVANLSGTIDFDEQRTARLNAPVPGRVVELLVQVGDHIDADQPLVALESPEVRSAEADYVHAEADLVVARKAAERAERLRAARAIAEKDYLQAQEDAQKAAADFERARAQLERLRVTPGARTSRYLVRAPFAGTVVARKASVGMSAGPDSPEPLAVVSDLSQVRVVVRVPERQLPLVRPHQTVTVHVEAYPDEFPGEVTVIGDVVDDATRTVPVLCAVPNAQRLLKPAMFARVTLKAPPGLRILAVPVRALLSDGQRYRVIVRRPDGGLEPRAVEAGAEIDGHAQVLSGLTVGDEVVSEGALFAAQALAS; encoded by the coding sequence GTGATGCGCCGGCTCTTCGTGCCGCTCAGCCTCTGCCTCGCCTTGCTGGCCGGCTGCGGGCGGGCCAACGACGCCGCCGATGCGACGGCGGCCGTCGCGCCGCACGAGCTCACCCCCGCCCAGCTCTCCTTCCTCAAGTTCACGCGGGTGGCCGAGGTCGAGGCTTCGAGCGTGGCCAACCTGAGCGGCACCATCGACTTCGACGAGCAGCGCACCGCCCGCCTCAACGCCCCGGTGCCGGGGCGCGTCGTGGAGCTGCTCGTGCAGGTCGGGGATCACATCGACGCCGACCAGCCGCTCGTGGCGCTCGAGAGCCCGGAGGTGAGGAGCGCGGAGGCGGACTACGTGCATGCCGAGGCCGACCTCGTGGTCGCCCGCAAGGCCGCCGAGCGGGCGGAGCGCCTGCGCGCGGCGCGCGCGATCGCCGAGAAGGATTACCTGCAGGCGCAGGAGGACGCACAGAAGGCGGCGGCCGACTTCGAGCGGGCGCGTGCTCAGCTCGAGCGCCTGCGCGTGACGCCCGGGGCGCGCACCAGCCGCTATCTCGTCCGCGCGCCCTTCGCGGGCACCGTGGTCGCGCGCAAGGCCTCGGTCGGGATGTCGGCGGGCCCGGACAGCCCGGAACCCCTAGCGGTGGTCTCCGACCTCTCGCAGGTGCGCGTCGTCGTGCGCGTGCCCGAGCGGCAGCTGCCGCTCGTCCGCCCCCACCAGACGGTCACGGTCCACGTGGAAGCGTACCCGGACGAGTTTCCGGGCGAGGTGACCGTCATCGGCGACGTGGTCGACGATGCGACGCGCACGGTCCCGGTGCTGTGCGCGGTGCCGAACGCCCAGCGGCTGCTGAAGCCCGCCATGTTCGCGCGCGTGACGCTGAAGGCGCCGCCGGGCCTGCGCATCCTGGCGGTCCCGGTGAGGGCGCTCCTCTCCGACGGTCAGCGGTACCGGGTGATCGTGCGCCGGCCGGACGGCGGTCTGGAGCCGCGGGCGGTGGAGGCCGGGGCCGAGATCGACGGACACGCACAGGTGCTCTCGGGCCTCACCGTAGGGGACGAGGTCGTGAGCGAGGGCGCCCTCTTCGCGGCGCAGGCGCTGGCGAGCTAG
- a CDS encoding TolC family protein, protein MQWFSLVLSLAVALVVRPARAAEETAQVTLDEAVALLRRQSPELLAGALKVRAAQGDVTAARLYPNPTLSFGAGNFPIGRTNPPGIGAGDTVNEQVGIGQELVLWGKRGERIAAAHGRMAAAGAERADLDRRLVFEVRARFVRTLVAGERLRLARENLTHYRETVRVSRERADAGEISAAEFDKIALEQRGFEHEVADAEIERREAAAELLPLLGLDVADLVPVGELRLPAARTDTDALVSEALRRRPDLTAAERAAEAAEAALRLARAERWPNVTVGVQYTHDEFQVAGNLANSLGANFSLPLPLVNRNQGEIERAEAEALIARREVQKLRLGIPQEVRTAVTSYTVAGERVRRFEEAFLRQSEDARRAAEVSYREGAISLLEFVEAERTFIQTQRDHLDALLDGHLSAFDVTRAAALEVAP, encoded by the coding sequence GTGCAGTGGTTCTCGCTCGTGCTCTCGCTGGCCGTCGCTCTGGTCGTCCGGCCCGCCCGGGCGGCTGAGGAGACCGCGCAGGTGACGCTCGACGAGGCGGTCGCGCTGCTCCGGCGACAGAGTCCGGAGCTGCTGGCCGGGGCGCTCAAGGTGCGCGCCGCCCAGGGCGACGTCACGGCCGCCCGGCTGTATCCGAATCCCACCTTGTCGTTCGGAGCCGGCAACTTCCCGATCGGGCGGACGAACCCGCCGGGCATCGGCGCCGGCGACACGGTGAACGAGCAGGTGGGCATCGGGCAGGAGCTCGTCCTGTGGGGAAAGCGTGGGGAGCGCATCGCTGCGGCCCATGGCCGGATGGCCGCGGCGGGCGCGGAGCGCGCCGACCTCGATCGCCGCCTGGTCTTCGAGGTGCGCGCCCGGTTCGTGCGCACGCTGGTGGCCGGCGAGCGCCTGCGGCTCGCCCGCGAGAATCTCACCCACTATCGGGAGACCGTGCGCGTCAGCCGGGAGCGGGCCGACGCGGGCGAGATCTCCGCGGCGGAGTTCGACAAGATCGCGCTCGAGCAGCGGGGGTTCGAGCACGAGGTGGCCGACGCGGAGATCGAGCGACGGGAGGCGGCGGCCGAGCTCCTGCCCTTGCTCGGCCTCGACGTCGCCGATCTCGTCCCCGTCGGCGAGCTCCGGCTGCCGGCGGCTCGGACCGACACCGACGCGCTGGTGAGCGAGGCGCTCCGACGTCGGCCGGACCTGACCGCCGCCGAGCGCGCGGCCGAGGCCGCCGAGGCCGCGCTGCGGCTGGCGCGCGCCGAGCGCTGGCCGAACGTGACCGTCGGCGTGCAGTACACGCACGACGAGTTCCAGGTGGCGGGCAACCTCGCCAACTCGCTCGGCGCCAACTTCTCGCTGCCGCTGCCGCTCGTGAACCGCAACCAGGGCGAGATCGAACGGGCCGAGGCCGAGGCCCTGATCGCCCGGCGCGAGGTGCAGAAGCTGAGACTCGGGATCCCGCAGGAGGTGCGGACCGCCGTGACCAGCTACACGGTCGCCGGCGAGCGCGTGCGCCGCTTCGAGGAGGCCTTCCTCCGGCAGTCCGAGGACGCGCGACGCGCGGCGGAGGTGTCGTATCGCGAGGGCGCGATCTCCCTGCTCGAGTTCGTCGAGGCGGAGCGGACGTTCATCCAGACCCAGCGTGATCACCTCGACGCCCTGCTCGACGGGCACCTGAGCGCGTTCGACGTGACACGCGCGGCCGCCCTGGAGGTGGCGCCGTGA
- a CDS encoding response regulator, translated as MSIPAEPVLIVDDDLASCRFMAEVLAGAGYRVEWTTDDDGALERVHRSPYALVIADVTMPGVSGTEIVADLGRVRPGAPALLVSAFADEAARAAARRLGVPLLAKPFAADRLLATVRALTTATAMSHEQDSVSGGWTGLPAHGGPASTIRKDAERG; from the coding sequence ATGAGCATCCCGGCGGAGCCGGTCCTGATCGTGGACGATGACCTGGCGTCGTGCCGCTTCATGGCGGAGGTGCTTGCCGGGGCCGGCTACCGCGTCGAGTGGACCACCGACGACGACGGCGCCCTCGAGCGCGTACACCGCTCCCCCTATGCCCTGGTCATCGCGGACGTGACGATGCCCGGCGTGAGCGGGACGGAGATCGTCGCCGACCTCGGGCGGGTCCGTCCGGGTGCGCCCGCGTTGCTGGTCTCGGCGTTCGCCGACGAAGCGGCGCGGGCCGCGGCACGCCGGCTGGGTGTGCCGCTCCTCGCCAAGCCGTTCGCGGCCGATCGGCTGCTCGCCACCGTGCGAGCGCTGACGACAGCGACGGCGATGAGTCACGAGCAAGATTCGGTTTCGGGTGGCTGGACGGGGCTGCCGGCCCATGGGGGGCCGGCTTCCACCATCCGAAAGGACGCGGAGCGTGGTTAG